Proteins co-encoded in one Cupriavidus taiwanensis genomic window:
- a CDS encoding DUF6494 family protein, whose translation MDEETFNLSIRKFLKVVGVNSQREIEQAVARAVADGTLAGNEHLPVSVTLELAAVKLQARFDGEIRLE comes from the coding sequence ATGGACGAAGAGACCTTCAACCTCAGCATCCGCAAGTTTTTGAAGGTGGTCGGCGTGAATTCCCAGCGCGAGATCGAGCAGGCCGTCGCCCGGGCCGTGGCCGACGGCACGCTGGCCGGCAACGAACACCTGCCGGTGTCGGTGACGCTGGAGCTGGCGGCGGTGAAGCTGCAGGCGCGCTTCGACGGCGAGATCCGGCTCGAGTAA
- a CDS encoding AraC family transcriptional regulator: protein MQTAVLPSLRPPLPGKPHIPGHALAGVRLRDAGSPAAAGTTMEPPAPARHTIAIQHVTHILQGARRLGYDIDALLRRADISPALLASPSARVTQGQYAALIRTLRRVMRDELWGLLDRPVTPGVFAQVCRSLVHCATLEDAIRTGLRLYRQHIDAFAPRLHVGADGNTAAVVLHPRAPASACRSFAESTFVFHAYALVSWLVAGQIPLTRVDLSAAASPGRTDTERVFKAQVSYGQPVTALHFDAASLRLPVMQDAASLRDFLHETPRNLLIRYRDNSCLAERIRQHLRSHLDDELPSLEQMAQLLRLTPQTLRRRLRDEGRGYQSIKDNLRRDVAIGMMERPGMTLQDVALRLGFSEPSTFHRAFKKWTGVAPGEYRMRGMRAGEVPAA, encoded by the coding sequence ATGCAAACAGCCGTTCTGCCATCGCTGCGCCCGCCGCTGCCGGGCAAGCCGCACATTCCCGGCCACGCACTGGCGGGAGTGCGCCTGCGCGACGCCGGCAGCCCGGCGGCAGCGGGGACGACGATGGAGCCGCCCGCGCCGGCCCGCCACACCATTGCCATCCAGCATGTGACCCATATCCTGCAGGGCGCGCGGCGGCTCGGCTACGACATCGATGCGCTGCTGCGCCGCGCCGATATCTCGCCGGCGCTGCTGGCCTCGCCCAGCGCGCGCGTGACGCAGGGCCAGTATGCGGCGCTGATCCGCACGCTGCGCCGGGTCATGCGCGACGAGCTATGGGGCCTGCTGGACCGCCCCGTGACGCCGGGCGTGTTCGCGCAGGTGTGCCGCAGCCTGGTCCATTGCGCCACGCTCGAAGACGCCATCCGCACCGGGCTGCGCCTGTACCGCCAGCATATCGACGCCTTCGCGCCGCGCCTGCATGTGGGCGCCGACGGCAACACCGCCGCGGTGGTGCTGCATCCGCGCGCGCCCGCCTCGGCCTGCCGCAGCTTTGCCGAATCGACCTTCGTGTTCCATGCCTATGCGCTGGTCAGCTGGCTGGTTGCCGGGCAGATCCCGCTGACGCGCGTCGACCTGAGCGCCGCCGCGTCGCCGGGCCGCACCGATACCGAGCGCGTGTTCAAGGCCCAGGTCAGCTACGGCCAGCCGGTCACCGCGCTGCACTTCGACGCCGCCTCGCTGCGCCTGCCGGTGATGCAGGACGCCGCGAGCCTGCGCGACTTCCTGCACGAGACCCCGCGCAACCTGCTGATCCGCTACCGCGACAACAGCTGCCTGGCGGAACGCATCCGCCAGCACCTGCGCTCGCACCTGGACGACGAACTGCCGTCGCTCGAGCAGATGGCGCAGCTGCTGCGGCTCACGCCGCAGACCCTGCGCCGCCGCCTGCGCGACGAAGGGCGTGGCTACCAGAGCATCAAGGACAACCTGCGGCGCGACGTGGCCATCGGCATGATGGAGCGCCCCGGCATGACGCTGCAGGACGTGGCGCTGCGGCTCGGCTTTTCCGAGCCCAGCACCTTCCACCGCGCCTTCAAGAAATGGACCGGCGTGGCGCCGGGGGAATACCGGATGCGCGGCATGCGCGCCGGGGAGGTACCGGCGGCGTAG
- a CDS encoding Bug family tripartite tricarboxylate transporter substrate binding protein: MQADRRNGERSPRRRTLARLGAGLLAWSGLAAGMLGAGVAHAQADFPARTVRMVVPFPAGGATDVLARALAEGLGKQWKRPVVVENRPGASGMLGAEVVARAEADGHTALLTITPLVQAPSLYARAPYDPVKDFAAVSELGTTNLVFAVNSNAVPATNLKDFIALVRAKPRQFSYGSFGAGSSGHLYGEVFNDAAKIDMLHVSYKGEAPELNDLLGGQVPAAVISVMGAKPHVATGRLRALAVTGPARAPQLPDVPTFREAGIEGMDAMGWFGLLLPAATPRPIVEKFSSDVNRVLAQPDVRKRMNELGVILTGSTPDAFAQTIQADYVRWGKVIRTRNIRLD; the protein is encoded by the coding sequence ATGCAGGCAGATCGTCGTAATGGGGAGCGTAGTCCGCGTCGCCGTACCCTCGCCCGCCTGGGCGCGGGATTGCTGGCGTGGAGCGGACTGGCAGCCGGCATGCTGGGGGCGGGCGTGGCCCATGCCCAGGCCGACTTCCCGGCGCGCACCGTGCGCATGGTGGTGCCGTTCCCCGCCGGCGGCGCCACCGACGTGCTGGCGCGCGCGCTGGCCGAAGGCCTGGGCAAGCAGTGGAAGCGCCCGGTGGTGGTGGAGAACCGCCCGGGCGCCAGCGGCATGCTGGGCGCCGAAGTGGTCGCCCGTGCCGAGGCCGACGGCCATACCGCGCTGCTGACGATCACGCCGCTGGTGCAGGCGCCGAGCCTGTACGCCCGCGCGCCGTACGACCCGGTGAAGGACTTTGCCGCCGTGTCCGAGCTCGGCACCACCAACCTGGTGTTCGCGGTCAACAGCAACGCCGTGCCGGCCACCAACCTGAAGGACTTCATCGCGCTGGTGCGCGCCAAGCCCAGGCAGTTCTCCTATGGCTCGTTCGGCGCGGGCTCCAGCGGCCACCTGTATGGCGAGGTCTTCAACGACGCCGCCAAGATCGACATGCTCCATGTCTCGTACAAGGGCGAGGCGCCGGAGCTGAACGACCTGCTCGGCGGCCAGGTGCCGGCCGCGGTGATCTCGGTGATGGGGGCCAAGCCCCATGTCGCCACCGGCCGCCTGCGCGCGCTGGCGGTGACCGGACCCGCGCGCGCGCCGCAACTGCCGGACGTGCCCACTTTCCGCGAGGCCGGCATCGAGGGCATGGACGCGATGGGCTGGTTCGGCCTGCTGCTGCCGGCCGCCACGCCGCGACCGATCGTCGAGAAGTTCTCTTCGGACGTCAACCGCGTGCTGGCGCAGCCCGACGTGCGCAAGCGCATGAACGAGCTTGGCGTGATCCTGACCGGCAGCACGCCGGACGCGTTCGCCCAGACCATCCAGGCCGACTACGTGCGCTGGGGCAAGGTGATCCGCACGCGCAATATCCGCCTCGACTGA
- a CDS encoding long-chain fatty acid--CoA ligase: protein MSPATRTTQPFRSPAWPPGLPATLHTPRTSLFYNVEVAAQRYPDKTAIQYFGTAISYGELREEIERMAGYLQQACGIQPGDRVVLFSQNCPQFIIAYYAILRAEGVVVPANPMWLEAELTHVVQDSGAVAAFAGGELYPRMAPLHGPALRHVILHDYAGMLRDDGGLPVPAWLREPPPAPQAAPSGALPVAWDEASHAGHRPQPHQAGHDTLCMLAYTSGTTGNPKGCMHTHGTLMTAAAGSVIWRGATPESVVLAVAPMFHLLGMQNCMNSPLYLGATVVLMPRWERVLAADLIERYRVSVWGAPPAMMVDFFSQPGIDARDLSSLAYVGGGGAAMPEAVANMLQQRFGLPYVEAYGMTETAAFILSNPRNQPKRECLGIATFGVDARVVDPETLRELPHGETGEIVVHGGQVMQGYWHNEEANAATFIELDGKRFLRTGDLGFMDEEGYFFMRDRLKRMINASGYKVWPAEVENMLYGHPAIHEACVIAARDERRGETVKAVVALRPDARGTAEAEPERIMAWCREHMAAYKVPRIVDVVDALPKSATGKILWRALQEREMQADNPRA, encoded by the coding sequence ATGAGTCCTGCCACACGCACCACCCAGCCGTTCCGTTCCCCCGCCTGGCCGCCGGGCCTGCCGGCCACGCTGCATACTCCGCGCACCAGCCTGTTCTACAACGTCGAGGTCGCGGCGCAGCGCTATCCGGACAAGACCGCGATCCAGTACTTCGGCACCGCGATTTCGTACGGCGAGCTGCGTGAAGAGATCGAGCGCATGGCCGGCTACCTGCAGCAGGCCTGCGGCATCCAGCCCGGCGACCGTGTGGTGCTGTTCAGCCAGAACTGCCCGCAGTTCATCATTGCCTACTACGCCATCCTGCGCGCCGAGGGCGTGGTCGTGCCCGCCAACCCGATGTGGCTGGAAGCCGAGCTCACCCACGTGGTGCAGGACAGCGGCGCGGTCGCCGCCTTCGCCGGAGGCGAGCTGTACCCGCGCATGGCGCCGCTGCACGGCCCGGCGCTGCGCCACGTGATCCTGCACGACTACGCGGGCATGCTGCGCGACGACGGCGGCCTGCCGGTGCCGGCCTGGCTGCGCGAGCCGCCGCCCGCACCGCAGGCAGCACCCTCGGGCGCGCTGCCGGTGGCCTGGGACGAGGCCAGCCACGCCGGACACCGGCCGCAGCCGCACCAGGCCGGCCACGACACGCTGTGCATGCTGGCCTATACCTCCGGCACCACCGGCAACCCCAAGGGCTGCATGCATACCCACGGCACGCTGATGACCGCGGCCGCCGGCTCGGTGATCTGGCGCGGCGCCACGCCGGAATCCGTGGTGCTGGCGGTGGCGCCGATGTTCCACCTGCTGGGCATGCAGAACTGCATGAACTCGCCGCTCTACCTGGGCGCGACGGTGGTGCTGATGCCGCGCTGGGAGCGGGTGCTGGCCGCGGACCTGATCGAGCGCTACCGCGTCTCGGTGTGGGGCGCGCCGCCGGCGATGATGGTGGACTTCTTCTCCCAGCCGGGCATCGACGCGCGCGACCTGTCCAGCCTGGCCTATGTCGGCGGCGGCGGCGCGGCCATGCCGGAAGCGGTGGCCAACATGCTGCAGCAGCGCTTCGGCCTGCCCTACGTCGAGGCCTACGGCATGACCGAGACCGCGGCCTTCATCCTGTCGAACCCGCGCAACCAGCCCAAGCGCGAATGCCTGGGCATCGCCACCTTCGGCGTGGATGCGCGCGTGGTCGACCCCGAGACGCTGCGCGAGCTGCCGCACGGCGAGACCGGCGAGATCGTGGTCCACGGCGGCCAGGTGATGCAGGGCTACTGGCACAACGAAGAGGCCAACGCCGCCACCTTCATCGAGCTCGACGGCAAGCGCTTCCTGCGCACCGGTGACCTGGGCTTCATGGACGAGGAGGGCTACTTCTTCATGCGCGACCGCCTCAAGCGCATGATCAATGCGTCCGGCTACAAGGTCTGGCCGGCCGAGGTGGAGAACATGCTGTACGGCCACCCGGCCATCCACGAGGCCTGCGTGATCGCGGCGCGCGACGAGCGCCGCGGCGAAACCGTCAAGGCGGTGGTGGCGCTGCGCCCCGACGCGCGCGGCACGGCCGAAGCCGAGCCCGAACGCATCATGGCCTGGTGCCGCGAGCACATGGCCGCGTACAAGGTGCCGCGCATCGTCGACGTGGTCGACGCGCTGCCCAAGTCGGCCACCGGCAAGATCCTGTGGCGCGCCCTGCAGGAGCGCGAGATGCAGGCGGACAACCCGCGCGCCTGA
- a CDS encoding Bug family tripartite tricarboxylate transporter substrate binding protein encodes MQQSRRNWLAQAGTLAGAAILGGAGQAFAQQPYPAKPIRLIVPYPAGGGTDTVGRLIGQRLAESLGQPVVVENKPGASGMLGNDTVAKAPADGYTVLLAITALIQSPALYKRIPYDVAKDFTPVSLIAKSSDLFVVPNRVPASTMREFLALAKSGKLSYGSYGNGTSSHLHGELLRQQAGIEIAHIPYKGAAPLMSDLLGGQVDSAFVDVTSANPYLTSNKFRILGITGTQRYKALPNVPTFSELGLAGFEPNGWFGLFLPGNAPRDVTAKLAAETARIVRLPEVTQKLAGMGLQPVGSTPQELAAVIAGDTPKWARIVRDANIQLD; translated from the coding sequence ATGCAGCAGAGCAGACGCAACTGGCTGGCACAGGCCGGCACCCTGGCCGGCGCGGCCATCCTTGGCGGCGCCGGCCAGGCTTTCGCCCAGCAACCGTATCCCGCCAAGCCGATCCGGCTGATCGTGCCATATCCGGCCGGCGGCGGCACCGATACCGTGGGGCGGCTGATCGGCCAGCGCCTGGCCGAAAGCCTGGGCCAGCCGGTGGTGGTGGAAAACAAGCCCGGCGCCAGCGGCATGCTGGGCAACGACACCGTCGCCAAGGCGCCGGCCGACGGCTACACCGTGCTGCTGGCGATCACCGCGCTGATCCAGTCGCCGGCGCTGTACAAGCGCATCCCGTACGACGTCGCCAAAGACTTCACCCCGGTGTCGCTGATCGCCAAGTCGTCCGACCTGTTCGTGGTGCCCAACCGGGTACCGGCCAGCACCATGCGCGAGTTCCTGGCACTGGCCAAATCCGGCAAGCTCAGCTACGGCTCGTACGGGAACGGCACCTCGTCGCACCTGCACGGCGAACTGCTGCGGCAGCAGGCCGGCATCGAGATCGCGCATATACCGTACAAGGGCGCGGCGCCGCTGATGAGCGACCTGCTCGGCGGCCAGGTGGACAGCGCCTTTGTCGACGTGACCTCGGCCAACCCTTATCTCACCAGCAACAAGTTCAGGATCCTGGGCATCACCGGCACCCAGCGCTACAAGGCGCTGCCCAATGTGCCGACCTTCTCCGAGCTGGGCCTGGCGGGCTTCGAGCCCAATGGCTGGTTCGGGCTGTTCCTGCCGGGCAACGCGCCCAGGGACGTGACGGCAAAGCTGGCCGCCGAGACCGCGCGCATCGTGCGGCTGCCCGAAGTGACGCAGAAGCTGGCCGGCATGGGTTTGCAGCCGGTCGGCTCGACGCCGCAGGAACTGGCCGCCGTGATCGCCGGCGATACGCCCAAGTGGGCCAGGATCGTGCGCGACGCCAACATCCAGCTCGACTGA
- a CDS encoding enoyl-CoA hydratase/isomerase family protein: protein METIRFALEDGIATLTLDAPARKNALSLQMREEIGEVIRRIRDDDSVRALILTAAGTDSSSGGDISSMQVEISAEQGRRRLRKLHGWLEDLIQLDVPVIAAVDGAAYGAGFSLALTADLILATPRARFGLPFLRMGLVPDCGVFYTLPRMIGLQRAKALMFSMRELDAQAAQDLGLVMEIVPAAGLQARARALAQAFTEASPVALGLTKQALNASLGQDLGTMLAIEADAQGIAFSTGYRREAADRFMAKQPLRYRWPD from the coding sequence ATGGAAACCATCCGTTTTGCCCTGGAGGACGGCATCGCTACGCTGACGCTGGATGCGCCGGCGCGCAAGAACGCGCTGTCGCTGCAGATGCGCGAGGAGATCGGCGAAGTGATTCGCCGGATACGGGACGACGACAGCGTGCGCGCCCTGATCCTGACCGCGGCCGGCACCGATTCCTCGTCGGGCGGCGACATCAGCTCGATGCAGGTCGAGATCAGCGCCGAGCAGGGTCGCAGGCGCCTGCGCAAGCTGCACGGCTGGCTGGAAGACCTGATCCAGCTCGACGTGCCGGTCATCGCCGCGGTCGACGGCGCCGCCTATGGGGCGGGCTTCAGCCTGGCGCTGACCGCCGACCTGATCCTGGCCACGCCGCGCGCGCGCTTCGGGCTGCCGTTCCTGCGCATGGGGCTGGTGCCGGACTGTGGCGTGTTCTACACGCTGCCGCGCATGATCGGGCTGCAACGGGCCAAGGCGCTGATGTTCTCGATGCGCGAGCTCGATGCGCAGGCCGCGCAAGACCTTGGCCTCGTCATGGAAATCGTCCCGGCCGCCGGCCTGCAGGCGCGCGCCCGGGCGCTCGCGCAAGCGTTCACCGAAGCCTCTCCGGTGGCGCTCGGCCTGACCAAGCAGGCGCTCAATGCGTCGCTGGGCCAGGACCTGGGCACCATGCTGGCGATCGAGGCGGACGCGCAGGGCATCGCCTTCTCCACCGGCTACCGCCGCGAGGCCGCCGACCGCTTCATGGCCAAGCAGCCGCTGCGCTACCGCTGGCCGGACTGA
- a CDS encoding acyl-CoA dehydrogenase family protein codes for MGSQDQNAAPAARQTPWMNEELEMFQDTVRRFVERELAPNEARWAEQGHIDRDMWRRAGQIGLLCASIPEEYGGGGGTFAHEAIITQEMSRAVCTSLGNNVHSGIVAHYLLRYGTEAQKQKWLPQMASGELVAAIAMSEPGAGSDLKAIRTRALREQTPDGDCYRINGAKTFITNGYHADLICVVAKTDPEAGSRGVSLVMVETRDLPGFRRGRILEKIGQKGQDTAELFFDDVLVPCDNLLGTQEGQGFYQLMQQLPQERMIIALGAVATMQRAIELTTEYVRQRKVFGQPLGDLQNTRFKLAECKTVATIAATFVDDCMQRLMDGQLDAATAAMAKWWCTQQNCQVIDECLQLHGGYGYMLEYPIARMYANARVSKIFGGSNEIMKELVARTL; via the coding sequence ATGGGATCCCAAGACCAGAACGCGGCGCCCGCCGCACGCCAGACCCCCTGGATGAACGAAGAGCTGGAAATGTTCCAGGACACCGTGCGCCGCTTCGTCGAGCGCGAACTCGCCCCCAACGAGGCCCGCTGGGCCGAACAGGGCCACATCGACCGCGACATGTGGCGCCGCGCCGGCCAGATCGGCCTGCTGTGCGCCAGCATCCCCGAGGAATACGGCGGCGGCGGCGGCACCTTCGCCCACGAGGCCATCATCACCCAGGAGATGTCGCGCGCGGTCTGCACCAGCCTGGGCAACAACGTGCACAGCGGCATCGTGGCGCATTACCTGCTGCGCTACGGCACCGAGGCGCAGAAGCAGAAATGGCTGCCGCAGATGGCCAGCGGCGAACTGGTGGCCGCCATCGCGATGTCGGAACCCGGCGCCGGTTCCGACCTCAAAGCGATACGCACCCGCGCGCTGCGCGAACAGACCCCGGACGGAGACTGCTATCGCATCAACGGCGCCAAGACCTTCATCACCAACGGCTACCACGCCGACCTGATCTGCGTGGTGGCCAAGACCGATCCGGAAGCCGGCTCGCGTGGCGTTTCGCTGGTCATGGTGGAAACCCGCGACCTGCCGGGCTTCCGTCGCGGCCGCATTCTCGAGAAGATCGGGCAGAAGGGCCAGGACACCGCCGAGCTGTTCTTCGACGACGTGCTGGTGCCGTGCGACAACCTGCTCGGCACGCAGGAGGGCCAGGGCTTCTACCAGCTGATGCAGCAGCTGCCGCAGGAGCGCATGATCATTGCGCTGGGCGCGGTCGCCACCATGCAGCGCGCGATCGAGCTGACCACCGAATATGTGCGCCAGCGCAAGGTGTTCGGCCAGCCGCTCGGCGACCTGCAGAACACCCGTTTCAAGCTGGCCGAATGCAAGACCGTGGCCACCATCGCCGCGACCTTCGTCGACGACTGCATGCAGCGCCTGATGGACGGCCAGCTCGATGCGGCGACCGCGGCGATGGCCAAATGGTGGTGCACCCAACAGAACTGCCAGGTCATCGATGAGTGCCTGCAGTTGCACGGCGGCTACGGCTACATGCTGGAATACCCGATCGCGCGCATGTATGCGAACGCACGCGTCAGCAAGATCTTCGGCGGCTCCAACGAGATCATGAAAGAGCTGGTCGCTCGCACGCTCTGA
- a CDS encoding PrkA family serine protein kinase codes for MDIFGHYATRFEARKEEEYSIQEYLEICKKDPTAYATAAERMLAAIGQPELVDTHHDPRLSRLFFNKVIRIYPAFRDFYGMEDTIEQIVSFFKHAAQGLEERKQILYLLGPPGGGKSSLAEKLKALMEQIPIYALKGSPIHESPLGLFSPEEDGKILEEDYGIPLRYLNTIASPWAVKRLHEFNGDITRFKVVKLRPSVLSQIAISKTEPGDENNQDISSLVGKVDIRKLEDFPQDDPDAYSYSGGLCLANRGLLEFVEMFKAPIKVLHPLLTATQEGNYKGTEGFGAIPFDGVILAHSNEAEWQTFKADKNNEAFLDRIYIVKVPYCLRVSDEVKIYDKLLRSSSLSAAPCAPNTLKMMAQFAVLTRIKEPENSNIFSKMRVYDGESLKDVDPKAKSYQEYRDYAGIDEGMNGLSTRFAFKVLSKVFNFDNTEVAANPVHLLYVLEQQIEREQFPPEQEAKLLSYIKEYLTTPFVEFIGKEIQTAYLESYSEYGQNIFDRYVVFADLWIQDQEYRDPNTGEILDRNALNDELEKVEKPAGISNPKDFRNEIVNFVLRARANNGGKNPVWTSYEKLRMVIEKRMFSTTEDLLPVISFNAKSSREDQDKHENFVNRMVEKGYTPKQVRLLVEWYLRVRKSS; via the coding sequence ATGGACATTTTTGGCCATTACGCTACGCGGTTCGAAGCTCGCAAGGAAGAGGAATACAGCATCCAGGAGTACCTGGAGATCTGCAAGAAGGATCCGACTGCCTACGCGACCGCTGCCGAACGCATGCTCGCCGCGATCGGTCAGCCTGAGCTGGTGGATACCCACCACGATCCCAGGCTGTCCCGCCTGTTCTTCAACAAGGTCATTCGCATCTATCCGGCCTTCCGCGACTTCTACGGCATGGAGGACACGATCGAGCAGATCGTCTCGTTCTTCAAGCACGCCGCGCAGGGCCTGGAAGAGCGCAAGCAGATCCTGTATCTGCTCGGGCCTCCCGGCGGCGGCAAGTCCTCGCTCGCGGAGAAGCTGAAGGCGTTGATGGAACAGATCCCCATCTACGCGCTGAAGGGCTCGCCCATCCACGAGTCGCCCCTGGGCCTGTTCTCGCCGGAAGAAGACGGCAAGATCCTGGAAGAGGACTACGGCATCCCGCTGCGCTATCTCAATACCATTGCCTCGCCATGGGCAGTGAAGCGCCTGCACGAATTCAACGGCGACATCACCAGGTTCAAGGTGGTGAAGCTGCGCCCGTCGGTGCTGTCGCAGATCGCAATCTCGAAGACCGAGCCGGGCGACGAGAACAACCAGGACATCTCGTCGCTGGTGGGCAAGGTCGACATCCGCAAGCTCGAGGACTTCCCGCAGGACGACCCGGACGCGTACTCGTACTCCGGCGGCCTGTGCCTGGCCAACCGCGGCCTGCTCGAGTTCGTCGAAATGTTCAAGGCGCCGATCAAGGTGCTGCACCCGCTGCTGACCGCGACCCAGGAAGGCAACTACAAGGGCACGGAAGGCTTCGGCGCGATCCCGTTCGACGGCGTCATCCTGGCGCACTCGAACGAGGCCGAGTGGCAGACCTTCAAGGCGGACAAGAACAACGAGGCTTTCCTCGACCGGATCTATATCGTCAAGGTGCCGTACTGCCTGCGCGTGTCCGACGAGGTCAAGATCTACGACAAGCTGTTGCGCAGCAGTTCGCTGTCGGCCGCGCCATGCGCGCCCAATACGCTGAAGATGATGGCGCAGTTCGCCGTGCTCACGCGCATCAAGGAGCCCGAGAACTCCAACATCTTCTCGAAGATGCGCGTCTATGACGGCGAGAGCCTGAAGGACGTGGATCCGAAGGCGAAGTCGTACCAGGAGTACCGCGACTACGCCGGCATCGACGAGGGCATGAACGGGCTGTCGACGCGCTTCGCGTTCAAGGTCCTGTCCAAGGTCTTCAACTTCGACAACACCGAAGTGGCGGCCAACCCGGTGCACCTGCTGTACGTGCTCGAGCAGCAGATCGAGCGCGAGCAGTTCCCGCCGGAACAGGAAGCCAAGCTGCTGTCGTATATCAAGGAGTACCTGACTACGCCGTTCGTGGAGTTCATCGGCAAGGAGATCCAGACCGCTTACCTGGAGTCGTATTCGGAGTACGGGCAGAACATCTTCGACCGCTATGTGGTGTTCGCCGACCTGTGGATCCAGGACCAGGAGTACCGCGATCCCAACACCGGCGAAATCCTCGATCGCAATGCGCTCAACGACGAACTGGAGAAAGTGGAAAAACCCGCGGGTATCTCGAACCCGAAGGATTTCCGCAACGAGATCGTCAACTTCGTGCTGCGGGCGCGGGCCAACAATGGCGGCAAGAACCCGGTCTGGACCAGCTATGAAAAGCTGCGGATGGTGATCGAGAAGCGCATGTTCTCCACCACGGAGGACCTGCTGCCGGTGATCTCGTTCAATGCCAAGTCTTCGCGCGAAGACCAGGACAAGCACGAGAACTTCGTCAACCGCATGGTCGAGAAGGGGTACACGCCCAAGCAAGTGAGACTTCTGGTGGAGTGGTATCTGCGCGTAAGAAAGTCATCGTAA
- a CDS encoding YeaH/YhbH family protein: MATVIDRRENGGNKSAVNQQRFIKRYREQIRQAVAKAVSGRKIMDIEQSGQVSIPVKDISEPIFHHGPGGRREWIHPGNKKFVKGDSFDRQQQGGGGTGSRASDSGEGEDDFVFTLSREDFLNFFFEDMALPDLAKRHLAKIAEVRKVRAGYSIDGTPSNLSILRTMRSSLGRRIALSSPYQKRLRQLELAYAEALEQDGPYAERTLELMEKMRHLRACIDRVPFIEKLDLRYNNRVLKKRPQAQAVMFCLMDVSGSMDESRKDLAKRFFMLLYLFLKRNYERIDVVFIRHHTVAKEVEEEDFFHSRESGGTVVSSALKLMVEVIHDRYPPSQWNIYCAQASDGDNWAGDSELCGRLLRESILPLVQYYAYVEVASEEPQNLWEEYLTVKSQFDHFAMQRIIGADEIYPVLHDLFQKRAA; the protein is encoded by the coding sequence ATGGCTACGGTCATCGATCGGCGCGAAAATGGCGGCAACAAGAGTGCCGTCAACCAGCAACGCTTCATCAAGCGCTACCGCGAGCAGATCCGGCAAGCGGTGGCAAAGGCGGTGTCCGGCCGGAAGATCATGGACATCGAGCAGAGCGGGCAGGTGTCCATTCCGGTCAAGGACATCAGCGAACCGATCTTCCACCACGGCCCGGGCGGGCGGCGCGAGTGGATTCACCCTGGCAACAAGAAGTTCGTCAAGGGCGATTCCTTCGACCGCCAGCAGCAGGGCGGCGGCGGGACCGGCTCGCGGGCCAGCGACAGCGGCGAGGGCGAGGACGATTTCGTCTTCACGCTGTCGCGCGAGGACTTCCTCAATTTCTTCTTCGAGGACATGGCGCTGCCGGACCTGGCCAAGCGCCACCTCGCCAAGATCGCCGAGGTGCGCAAGGTGCGCGCCGGCTATTCCATCGACGGCACGCCGTCCAACCTGTCGATCCTGCGCACCATGCGCAGCTCGCTGGGGCGGCGCATCGCCTTGTCCAGCCCTTACCAGAAGCGCCTGCGCCAGCTGGAGCTGGCCTATGCCGAGGCGCTCGAGCAGGACGGACCGTATGCCGAACGCACGCTCGAGCTGATGGAGAAGATGCGGCACCTGCGCGCCTGCATCGACCGCGTCCCCTTTATCGAGAAGCTCGACCTGCGCTACAACAACCGCGTGCTGAAGAAGCGCCCGCAGGCCCAGGCGGTGATGTTCTGCCTGATGGACGTGTCCGGCTCGATGGACGAGAGCCGCAAGGACCTGGCCAAGCGCTTCTTCATGCTGCTGTACCTGTTCCTGAAGCGCAACTACGAGCGCATCGACGTGGTGTTCATCCGCCATCACACCGTGGCGAAGGAAGTCGAAGAGGAAGACTTTTTCCACTCGCGCGAGTCCGGCGGCACCGTCGTGTCGAGCGCGCTCAAGCTGATGGTGGAGGTCATCCACGACCGCTATCCGCCCAGCCAGTGGAACATCTATTGCGCGCAGGCCTCGGACGGGGACAACTGGGCCGGCGATTCCGAGCTGTGCGGGCGACTGCTGCGCGAGTCGATCCTGCCGCTGGTACAGTATTACGCCTATGTGGAGGTAGCGTCGGAAGAGCCGCAGAACCTCTGGGAAGAGTATCTGACGGTGAAGAGCCAGTTCGATCACTTTGCAATGCAGCGCATCATCGGCGCGGACGAGATCTACCCGGTGCTGCACGACCTGTTCCAGAAACGCGCGGCATAA